The genomic region TTCTCCGCCTCCGGCTTGCCCTCGAGGAGCTTGTTCAGGTTCACCACGTACGCGTTGTGGTGCTTGCCGTGGTGAAACTCGAGGGTCTCGGCGGTGAGGTGGGGCGCGAGGGCGTCCTTCGCGTAGGGGAGCTCGGGGAGCGAGAAGGGCATGGGAAATCCTGTGCTTGGGCCTCGAGAGGCGCGGTGATTGGGGTCGGTGCGGAGGGGTACCTTACGCACGCCGTGGGGCGAAGAAAAGGGCCGCTCCGCGCGCCGCGCATCGACACTGCTTGAGCTTGGTCGAGGCGCGCGCTCTCGCCGTCGCGATTGCGCCCGGGCGCTCGCCGCCGTCACGTGGCGCGCGAGGCGAGGCCGCGCGGGCGGAAGCCGGGCGCCCGGATCCCTCAGAGCTCGACCGTGACGATCTCGGTCGCCGAGAGGCGATAGGGCACGCAGTCCTCGGGCGTGCCGTTCTCCCACACGAAGCAGGAGAAGTCGGTCTCGACATCGAACACGATCATGGGCTGGTGCCACACCCCGGGCCCGTAGCAGACGGCCTGCCGGCCGGACGCCAAGAACACCTCGAGGGTGTCGAGGTCGGGGGCGCTCTCGCCGTGCGCGACGGCGACGAGGTAGCGCGACGCGTTCAGCGGTACGAAGAGCTGCCCCGAGCGCGGGTGCTTCTCGAGCTCCACCACCGGGAATCGGCCGGGCACGCTCGGCTGGCACCGGAACGCCGCGATGTTCAGCCTCGCGTCCGCGCGAAGGTTCTCGATGGAGAGCACGTCGTCGTGTCTCCGGGCCGTGCCCATGTTCACAGGGCGTCCCTCGCCCGTCGCCTGGTCGATGTCGAGCACCTGGCCGAAGGGGGCGAACGACTCGCGCGTGAGCGGGCGGGCGACGAAGGTACGCACCTCCCGAGCATACCCGCGCGGCCCCGCGGCAGGGGCCGAAAACGCTGCACCACGGCGCACCGTTTGCGGATGCATGACCCCCGAAACGCCCAGGAGCCGCGGCATTTTGCCGCGGCGCCGGTGGCACACGAAGTGCACGATCGGCGCTGTCCGGCGGCGCTGTCGCCCAGGAGATCCACCCATGAAGAAGCTCACGATTGGACCCGCCGCGTTCGCCGCGTTTGCCGCGCTCACCCTGGTCGCTTGCGACAAGGGGGCGGCGCCCACCGCGGGCGCCGAGCCCGCAAAGACCGCCGCCGCGGCCGCGACGCCCGCACCCGCCAAGAAGCCCGAGCCCCGCCGCACCGGGATGAACACCGTCGTGGACGTCGCGCTGGGCTCGAAGGATCACACCACCCTGGTGGCGGCGCTCACCGCCGCCGACTACGTCGACTCGCTCGACAACGCGGGGCCGTTCACCGTGTTCGCCCCCACGAACGCCGCGTTCGGGAAGCTGCCGCCCGGCACGGTCGAGGGGCTCGTGAAGCCGGAGAAGCACGACGACCTCCGCGGGATCCTCAAATACCACGTGACCGTCTCCATGTACGGCGTCGCCGCCCTGAAGGACGGAATGGTGCTCAGCATGGCCGACGGAAGCAAGGCGACCGTGCACGTGAAGGACGGAAAAGTGAGCATCAACGACGCGGCCATCGTCGGCACCGTGCAGGCGTCGAATGGCATCGTCCACGTGATCGACACCGTCCTCCTCTCTCTCTCTCTCTCTCTCTCTCTCTCTCTCTCTCTCTCTCTCTCTCTCTCTCTCTCTCTCTCTCTCTCTCTCTCTCTCTCTCTCTCTCTCTCTCTCTCTCTCTCTCTCTCTCTCTCTCTCTCTCTCTCTCTCTCGAGACCATGCCCATGCGCGCTCACACACTTGTCGCCTCCTCCCTCGTCCTCGCCGGGATCGCCAGCGCGGCGTTCTTCGGCTGCGAGAACAAACACGAGGCCAAAGAGAAGGAGCAGGCCGCGACCGGTGGGCTCGGCGCCTCCGGGAGCGTCGCCGACCTGATGAAGGCGCGAAACCTGAGCGAGGCCGACGTGGAGGCCGCGCTCAAGACCTACGTGCCCACCGGGAAGATGGATGAATACTACATCTTCGCCTCGGGTGGGCAGTCGGGCAACGTCGACGTCATCGGCGTGCCCTCGATGCGAATGCTGAAGGTCATCGGCGTCTTCACGCCGGAGTCGTGGCAGGGCTGGGGCTTCGGCGGCGACAGCGACAAGATCCTCGACCAGGGCAACCAGGGCGCTCACAAGATTCGGTGGGCGGACATGCACCACCCGAACCTGTCGGAGACCAAGGGCGACTACGACGGCCAATATCTCTTCGTGAACGACAAGGCGAACGCTCGCGTGGCGGTGGTCGACCTCTCCGACTTCACCACGAAGCAGCTGGTCGCCAACCCGCTCGCCGCGAGCGATCACGGCGGCGCGTTCGTGACGCCCGACACCGACTACGTGATCGAGACGAGCCAGTACCCCGCCCCCCTCGGTCGCGAGTACGCGCCGCTCAGCCAGTACAAAGACAAGTACCGCGGCGTCGCCATCTTCTGGAAGTTCGACCGCGCGAAGGGCAAGATCGACCCCGAGAAGAGCTGGGCGCTCGAGCTCCCCCCCTACACGCAAGACCTCGCCGACGCGGGCAAGCTCGGCTCGGACGGGTGGGCGTTCATCAACTCGTTCAACACCGAGATGGCGGTCGGCGGCACGCTGGAGGGCAAGCCGCCCATCGAGTCGGGCGCCTCGCAGGGGGACATGGACTACCTCCATGTCATCAACTGGAAGAAGGCCGAGGCGCTGGTCGCCGCCGGCAAGACCAAGACCATCGCCGGCATGCGCGTCCTCATGATGGACGTGTCGGGCCCCGAGGGCGTGCTCTCGCTCGTGGGCGAGCCGAAGAGCCCGCACGGCTGCGACGTTACGCCGGACGGCAAGGCGATCGTGGTGGGAGGCAAGCTCGACACCCACACCACCATTTACGACTTCGAGAAGATGAAGGCGCTCATCGACGCCAAGAAGTTCGAGGGCAAGGATCCGTACGGGATCCCTATTCTGGCCCACAAAGACACCCTCCAAGGGCAGGTGGAGATCGGCCTTGGGCCGCTCCACACCGTCTTCGACGACAAGGGCAACGCCTTCACCTCGGTGTTCATCGAGAGCGTGGTCGCGAAGTGGTCGTACAAGGACCTGAAGAAGCCCGTCGAGAAGCTGAAGGTGCAGTACAACATTGGCCACATCCTCTCAGCCGAGGGCGACACGGTGAGCCCCGACGGCAAGTACCTCGTGGCCATGAACAAGATGTCGATGGACCGGTTCCTCCCGGTGGGGCCGCTGTATCCGCAGAACTTCCAGCTCGTCGATCTCACGGGCGAGAAGATGCGGCTCCTCGCGGATATGCCGCTGCCGAACGCCGAGCCGCACTACTCGCAGATGATCAAGGCCGACAAGATCAAGCCGATCAAGGTCTACAAGCCCGGCACGAACCCGTTTCTGGGCACGGTCGATCCCGCGCGCGCCGAGGGCGGCAAGGAGAAGATCGTCCGCAATGGCAACAAGGTCGACGTGTACATGACGGCGATCCGCAGCCACTTCACCCCCGACCAGATCGAGGTCGAGGAGGGCGACGAGGTGACCATTCACCTCACGAGCCTCGAGTCCGCGGAGGACCAGACCCACGGCTTCACGATCGACATGTACAACATCAACGTCAGCCTCGAGCCCGGCAAGCACGAGAACATGACGTTCAAGGCCGACATGGCCGGCACGT from Myxococcales bacterium harbors:
- a CDS encoding ureidoglycolate lyase yields the protein MHPQTVRRGAAFSAPAAGPRGYAREVRTFVARPLTRESFAPFGQVLDIDQATGEGRPVNMGTARRHDDVLSIENLRADARLNIAAFRCQPSVPGRFPVVELEKHPRSGQLFVPLNASRYLVAVAHGESAPDLDTLEVFLASGRQAVCYGPGVWHQPMIVFDVETDFSCFVWENGTPEDCVPYRLSATEIVTVEL
- the nosZ gene encoding Sec-dependent nitrous-oxide reductase, whose product is MRAHTLVASSLVLAGIASAAFFGCENKHEAKEKEQAATGGLGASGSVADLMKARNLSEADVEAALKTYVPTGKMDEYYIFASGGQSGNVDVIGVPSMRMLKVIGVFTPESWQGWGFGGDSDKILDQGNQGAHKIRWADMHHPNLSETKGDYDGQYLFVNDKANARVAVVDLSDFTTKQLVANPLAASDHGGAFVTPDTDYVIETSQYPAPLGREYAPLSQYKDKYRGVAIFWKFDRAKGKIDPEKSWALELPPYTQDLADAGKLGSDGWAFINSFNTEMAVGGTLEGKPPIESGASQGDMDYLHVINWKKAEALVAAGKTKTIAGMRVLMMDVSGPEGVLSLVGEPKSPHGCDVTPDGKAIVVGGKLDTHTTIYDFEKMKALIDAKKFEGKDPYGIPILAHKDTLQGQVEIGLGPLHTVFDDKGNAFTSVFIESVVAKWSYKDLKKPVEKLKVQYNIGHILSAEGDTVSPDGKYLVAMNKMSMDRFLPVGPLYPQNFQLVDLTGEKMRLLADMPLPNAEPHYSQMIKADKIKPIKVYKPGTNPFLGTVDPARAEGGKEKIVRNGNKVDVYMTAIRSHFTPDQIEVEEGDEVTIHLTSLESAEDQTHGFTIDMYNINVSLEPGKHENMTFKADMAGTFPMYCTEFCSALHLEMAGYFLVKPKKK